TCCGCTCACGGGCGTGGTCGAGCGGGGGGCGGGCCGTGGCCGCGCCCTCGGCTTCCCGACGGCCAACCTCGCGCCGCCGCCCCCCGAGAAGTTGCTGCCGCCCAGGGGGGTCTACCTGGTGCGCGCCCGCTGGGAGGGGGGCGCCGCGGACGGGCTGCTCAACCTCGGAGAAGCCCCCACGGTCCGGGGCACCTTCCTGCCCGAGGTGCATCTGCTGGACGGGGACTGGGACCTTTGCGGCCGAACCCTGCATGTGGAAGTCCTGGAACGGCTTAGGGACGAGCAGCGCTTCGCGGGCCTGGAGGCGCTGACGGCGGCCATCGCGGCCGACGTGGCCGAGGCCCGCCGCCGGCTCGCCCTGGCCGGATCGCGGGGCGGGGGATCAAGACCTCGGCCGTTGGAATAAAGCCTGCATCCAGGCCCCTTTACAGCCGATTGGCACTGTGCTAGTTTGCTGCCGTTCTGGCGGGTGCTCCCGCGCCTGCCGCCATCGCGACTGCTCGAATATACCTGGAGGTATACTGACGATGGCACTCGAGTCCGACACCAAGAAGGGCATCATCGAGAAGTTCCGCTTGCACGAAGCCGACTCCGGCTCTGCGGAAGTTCAGATCGCCCTGCTCACGGAGCGAATCAACCAGCTCACCGAACACTTCAAGGTCCACAAGAAGGATCACCATTCGCGGCGAGGTCTCATGAAGCTCGTGGGACGCAGGCGTCGCCTTCTGGACTACCTGAAGCAGAACAAGCTGGATACCTACCGCGAGCTGATCAAGTCGCTGGGTCTGCGGCGCTAACGCCGACGGTCCGCGCACAGGGGCGTCGAGGGTCGGCGCTCCTCCCCGCCATTCGTGGCGGGGAAGGGGGAAGGTCCCCCTTGTTTCCACCACGGTCCGTTCCCGGACCCCGGAGGTAATATGCAGAAAGTCAGTCTAGAACTGTCGGGGCAGGAGTATGCCCTGGAAACGGGTCAGGTGGCCAAGCAGGCCAGCAGCGTGATCGTCCGCATGGGCGAGACGCTCGTGCTGGTCACCGCGGTCGCCAGCAAGGACAACGACCCCGACAAGCCCTTCTTCCCTCTCTTCGTGGAGTACCGGGAGAAGAAGTACGCCGCGGGCATGATTCCCGGCGGCTACTTCAAGCGTGAGGCGCGCCCGTCCGAAAAGGAGACGCTGGCCGCGCGTCTGGTGGACCGTCCCATCCGTCCGCTCTTCCCCGACGGCTACATGGCCGAGACGCAGGTGGTGGCCACCGTTCTCAGCTTCGACCAGGTCAACGAGGCCGACGTGCTCGCCATCACCGGCGCGAGCGCGGCCCTGGGCCTGTCCAACATCCCCTTCGGCGACGTCGTCTCCGGCGTTCGCGTCTGCCGGGTGAACGGCGCCCTCAAGGCGAATCCGACCCTGGAGGAGACGGAGGAGAGCCCGCTCAACCTCGTGGTCGCCGGCAGCGACACCGCCATCATGATGGTGGAGGGCGAGGCCGATCAGATCTCCGAGGAGGAGATGCTGGAGGCCATCGCCTTCGCGCACGAGCACATCCGCAAGCTGAACGCCATGCAGCGCGAGCTCTTCGCCAAGGCGGGCACGCCGGCCAAGCGCGAGGTCGTCGCGCCGTCGATGCCGGAGGGTCTGCTGGAGCGCGTGGAGTCCACCTACGGCGCCGAGATCGACCGCCTCGGCCGCAACGCGCACAAGCACGAGCGCCAGGACGCCCTGGACGCCCTGCGCGAGAAGGTGCTGGCGGAGCTCGCCGGGGACTTCCCCGAGCAGGAGCGCTGGATCGGCAAGGCCTTCGGCGACGTCGAGAAGCGCGCCATGCGCGGGATGATCCTCAGGGAGTCCCTGCGCGCCGACGGCCGCAAGCTCGACGAGGTGCGCCCGATCACGATCGTTCCCAGCTTCCTGCCCCGGGCCCACGGGTCGTCGCTCTTCACGCGCGGCGAGACCCAGGCCCTGGTGGCCACGACCCTGGGGACGAGCCGTGACGAGCAGCGCATCGACAACCTCGAGGGCGAGTACTTCAAGCGCTTCATGCTCCACTACAACTTCCCCGGCTTCAGCGTCGGCGAGGTGGGCCGCTTCTTCACCGGCCGCCGCGAGATC
Above is a genomic segment from Candidatus Latescibacterota bacterium containing:
- the rpsO gene encoding 30S ribosomal protein S15 gives rise to the protein MALESDTKKGIIEKFRLHEADSGSAEVQIALLTERINQLTEHFKVHKKDHHSRRGLMKLVGRRRRLLDYLKQNKLDTYRELIKSLGLRR
- a CDS encoding polyribonucleotide nucleotidyltransferase translates to MQKVSLELSGQEYALETGQVAKQASSVIVRMGETLVLVTAVASKDNDPDKPFFPLFVEYREKKYAAGMIPGGYFKREARPSEKETLAARLVDRPIRPLFPDGYMAETQVVATVLSFDQVNEADVLAITGASAALGLSNIPFGDVVSGVRVCRVNGALKANPTLEETEESPLNLVVAGSDTAIMMVEGEADQISEEEMLEAIAFAHEHIRKLNAMQRELFAKAGTPAKREVVAPSMPEGLLERVESTYGAEIDRLGRNAHKHERQDALDALREKVLAELAGDFPEQERWIGKAFGDVEKRAMRGMILRESLRADGRKLDEVRPITIVPSFLPRAHGSSLFTRGETQALVATTLGTSRDEQRIDNLEGEYFKRFMLHYNFPGFSVGEVGRFFTGRREIGHGNLAERALRPLIPNEEEFPYTIRVVSDITESNGSSSMATVCGGALALMDAGVPLKAHVAGVAMGLITDGESFRVLTDIQGLEDHLGDMDFKVAGTRKGITAFQLDTKIEGLPEQVMRDALAQARTARMHILDVMEQSMPSARPEVSRHAPKITSIKINTERIRDVIGKGGATIRRIQEETGATIEVEDDGTVRIAAVNGESSDAAVEWINYLTAEAEVGKVYDGKVKTITKFGAFVEILPGTDGLLHISEIDHKRINRVEDVFQVGDTVQVKVVDIDNAGKIRLSRKVLLEAAAN